In the Brevundimonas mediterranea genome, TTTGATCGTGAGCCGCTGGACACCGAAGCCTATCTCTTCGGTCGCTGGACCGTGCTTCCTAGTGGACGAAAGGCTTTTGTGGCAGGCGGAAACTGGAATGGCCGCTGGCATTTCTAAATGTCCGCAACGGGTCGAACCCCGTCATGGGCCCACCGCCCTAAACCGCGCGCCCGGCAGCATCGGGAAGGTCACCAGCGACACCTCCCACAGCTCCACCCCGCTCAGCACCCGCAGCCGGCCCTGACGCCGCGCCCGCGCGGTGCGGTATCCGATCGACAGCCCGTCCATCGCCCCCGCCCGGCTCAAGGCGGCGGCGAAGCGGGCTTCGGGCGACCAGTCCGCGATCCGTCCACGCACGAACAGGCCGCGCGCGTCCTCCATGATCCGGTCCCAGACGCCGACCGGCGCCCGGCCGTCGTGCTGGCTCAGCATCCGCACCCCCTCGACGCCCGTCTTCGCCAGACTGTCCGCAAACGCCCCCGCCTGCACCACGTCCCCGTTCAGATCGGCCACGCCCCACAGCGAGGCGTAGCCTTCGATCACCAGCGCCCCGCCGCCTCTCCCTCCCCCTGCGGGGGAGGGGGGTCGAGCCGCAGGCGAGACCGGGTGGGAAGGGCCAGGCGATGCATTCCCCGTCTGTGCGCCCTTGCCCTGCCGCCCCCACCCGGTCGCTTCGCGCCCCCCCTCCCCGGAACGGGGAGGGAGAAGATCGTGCGCCAATTTTCTCATCCGCCCTCCAGCCTCCGTTCGATCCGCTCCACCGCCGCCGCCGTCGCCTCCCCTTGCGTCTCCAGCCGCGCCAGCCGTTCTGCCACCAGCCTCTGCTCCCCGACCCTCTGTTCCAGGGTCGCGATCCGCGCCGCCGCGCCCCCGGCCCAGACCAGCCCCCCGACCGTCTGAACCGCCAGGGCCGCGATCAGGGCCGCGACGGCCTTCTTCACCGCATCGCTCATTCGCCCACCCCCGCCATCCGCCGCCGCTCCTCCTCGGTCAGGAAGCTCGCCGCCTCCAGCCGCGCCCACAGACTGTCGCGTTCGGCCTGAAGGGCCGGCACCGCCTCCAGGTCGGCCCGCACCTCGCAACCGGGGAACCGCCCGCCCAGCCAGCCCGTCATCGCCCCCGCCGCCTTGCGCACCAACGGCGTGACCGTCTGCCGCCAGAAGGCGGTGTTGGCCTCGCGATAGTTGGCGTAGGTCGCGTCCCCCGGTATCCCCAGCAGCTGCGGCGGAACCCCGAAGGCCAGGGCGATCTCGCGCGCCGCCGCATGTTTGCCGGCGACGAAATCCATCTCGGCCGGCGTCAGGCTCAGCGGTTTCCAGTCCATCCCGCCCTCCAGCAGGATCGGCCGCCCGGCGTTCTCGGTTCCGGAATAGGCGGACGACAGCTGATCCTTCAGCGCCTCGAACTGCCCGTCCGTCAGCCGCTCGCCCTTCTGCGCCCCATAGACCAGCGCGCCCGACGGCCGCGCCGCATTGTCCAGCAGGGCCTTGTTCCAGGCCCCCGCCGCATTGTGCGCGTCCACCCCCTGCGCCGCCGCCTCCAGCGGCGACAGCCCGTACCAGTCGTCCAGCGGATGCCACAGCTTCAGCTGCATCACCGGCGCCCAGCCGTCGGCGGCCCGCCCGATCCGCGCCGACCGCCCGTCGACGCAATACTCCCACGCCTCGGGCCAGCCCGACCGGCCGGGGACCACCTTCACCCGGTCCGACCTCAGCGCCCACAGTTCCTCCGGGACCTCGTCCCCGACCGCCTCGACCCAGGCGTTGCCCGACACCTGCAGCGCGCCATAGACCGCCTCCATCAGCTCCGCCCCCGACTGTTCGGGATTGGGCCGGCGGATCAGCCGCGCCAACGGATGGGCCTCGTCCCGCACCCCCTCCACAAACACCGCAAAGGGCGCCGAGGCCGCCGCCTCCGCGATCATCCGGATGCAGCGATAGGCCACCGCATTCTTCTGATACCCCTCGCGCGCCAGACTGGCGTAGTCGTTGGGCGTCCACCGCGCCCGCCCCACGCCCGAAAGCAGCACCGCCGTCCGACTGGCCTTCTCTTCAGGCGCCCCCCGATTTGGCGCACGCCCGCGCCCGCCCTGGCCGAACGGCCACCGGA is a window encoding:
- a CDS encoding HK97 family phage prohead protease — translated: MIEGYASLWGVADLNGDVVQAGAFADSLAKTGVEGVRMLSQHDGRAPVGVWDRIMEDARGLFVRGRIADWSPEARFAAALSRAGAMDGLSIGYRTARARRQGRLRVLSGVELWEVSLVTFPMLPGARFRAVGP
- a CDS encoding phage portal protein; protein product: MVSIRWPFGQGGRGRAPNRGAPEEKASRTAVLLSGVGRARWTPNDYASLAREGYQKNAVAYRCIRMIAEAAASAPFAVFVEGVRDEAHPLARLIRRPNPEQSGAELMEAVYGALQVSGNAWVEAVGDEVPEELWALRSDRVKVVPGRSGWPEAWEYCVDGRSARIGRAADGWAPVMQLKLWHPLDDWYGLSPLEAAAQGVDAHNAAGAWNKALLDNAARPSGALVYGAQKGERLTDGQFEALKDQLSSAYSGTENAGRPILLEGGMDWKPLSLTPAEMDFVAGKHAAAREIALAFGVPPQLLGIPGDATYANYREANTAFWRQTVTPLVRKAAGAMTGWLGGRFPGCEVRADLEAVPALQAERDSLWARLEAASFLTEEERRRMAGVGE